From Pseudomonadota bacterium, the proteins below share one genomic window:
- a CDS encoding V-type ATP synthase subunit I, with the protein MAIELLKRVTVVSPKETNKRLVKAINNLGMMEIIDVKNSLEEDVPFRSYEVPTEEEDNSLYKIDSILNLMNIFSPEQEGFIKSLTPLPLVTSQKEINTVLSEYNLEDNYRYTSELDEIYRRSERVINEIENEMKELGPIADIPFDLAEFFSPTRVGMAIGYVPEKNVIQLNPAIEPWTEVAWEEVKPAVFPDNNQKYDTSNAAEKQANGRVRMVFAFLKNDAEGVRKALSDIGFEEIQLPKRMERIIDRMRELEGDLGKYRDQVAEVAEKVKLLAAGQCDGEGRRSLHILKAYWTNIRNRQVAAMKGVHGKWVYILSGYIRSKDTDTFIAMINKEFPESMVTVEDPSPDEDLPVSISVPYLLKPIQLLTEMFGLPAYQGFDPTPFMQLNFYIFFGICFSDVGYGLMLIITGAYLTAKTKAYRGVNNLTRILLYGGISSVIFGALTGSWFGDLHKPEYLGQGNILHVLQQKCLVLDPMDKTILALIIALSLGVLNQFLGIILKMYGAIRNRDFIGAFSDGICWIVTLSGLLMIVGKIFGDIPPKIFNTGIWLFVGGIIGLILTQGRDLKGPMGKLAGGVVSLYGIMGSYGITAFIGDTLSYCRLLALGLTTSIIAMAFNLMAGMIRDVPYVGMVLFIIVLLVGHLFNFLISALGAFVHSMRLIFVEFFGRFYEGGTRPFQPLSFDSSVCVMKKAGESGE; encoded by the coding sequence ATGGCCATTGAGCTGTTAAAGAGGGTCACGGTTGTAAGCCCGAAAGAGACAAACAAGCGTTTGGTAAAGGCTATTAACAACCTGGGCATGATGGAGATTATCGACGTCAAGAATTCCCTTGAAGAGGACGTTCCATTCAGGAGCTATGAAGTCCCCACGGAAGAGGAGGATAATAGTCTCTATAAAATTGATTCCATCCTGAATCTTATGAATATTTTTTCTCCTGAACAGGAGGGCTTCATTAAAAGCCTGACGCCGCTTCCCCTTGTTACATCTCAGAAAGAAATAAATACAGTTCTCAGCGAATATAACCTTGAGGACAATTACCGGTATACGAGCGAACTGGACGAGATTTACCGCCGTTCCGAGAGAGTGATTAACGAGATCGAGAATGAGATGAAAGAGCTTGGCCCTATTGCAGATATCCCCTTTGATCTTGCAGAATTTTTCTCACCAACCCGTGTCGGCATGGCAATAGGGTATGTGCCGGAAAAAAACGTTATTCAACTTAACCCTGCAATAGAGCCATGGACAGAGGTTGCATGGGAAGAGGTAAAGCCCGCCGTGTTCCCTGACAACAACCAAAAGTATGATACTTCCAACGCAGCGGAAAAGCAGGCGAATGGACGCGTCAGAATGGTATTTGCCTTCCTTAAGAATGATGCCGAAGGTGTACGAAAAGCCCTTTCTGATATCGGGTTCGAAGAAATCCAGCTCCCGAAACGCATGGAAAGGATCATAGACCGTATGCGGGAACTGGAAGGGGACCTTGGAAAATACCGTGATCAGGTGGCCGAGGTTGCAGAAAAAGTGAAACTTCTTGCTGCAGGTCAATGCGACGGAGAAGGTCGCCGATCTCTGCATATTCTTAAGGCATACTGGACGAATATCCGTAACAGGCAGGTTGCTGCCATGAAAGGCGTGCATGGGAAATGGGTCTATATATTGAGTGGATATATAAGGTCAAAAGACACGGATACTTTCATTGCCATGATAAATAAGGAGTTTCCTGAATCCATGGTTACCGTGGAAGATCCTTCTCCGGATGAAGATTTACCGGTAAGTATTTCTGTGCCATACCTGCTGAAACCAATTCAGCTTCTCACCGAGATGTTCGGCCTTCCAGCATACCAGGGTTTTGACCCGACCCCTTTCATGCAGTTGAACTTCTATATCTTTTTCGGAATCTGCTTTAGTGATGTGGGCTATGGTCTTATGCTTATTATAACGGGCGCATACTTAACCGCTAAGACAAAGGCTTACAGAGGAGTGAACAACCTGACCCGCATACTCCTTTACGGCGGAATAAGCAGTGTTATTTTCGGGGCGCTCACAGGGTCCTGGTTTGGAGATCTCCATAAACCGGAGTACCTGGGGCAGGGGAATATCCTGCATGTGCTGCAGCAGAAGTGCCTTGTGCTTGACCCCATGGATAAGACCATATTGGCTCTCATAATTGCCCTCAGCCTCGGGGTACTTAACCAGTTCCTTGGTATCATTCTCAAGATGTATGGCGCAATCCGTAACAGGGATTTTATCGGTGCATTTTCTGATGGAATATGCTGGATTGTAACTTTGTCCGGCCTTTTAATGATCGTAGGGAAGATCTTCGGTGATATTCCACCAAAGATCTTTAACACGGGTATATGGCTCTTTGTCGGGGGCATAATAGGATTGATACTGACACAGGGAAGGGATCTTAAGGGCCCCATGGGGAAACTTGCAGGAGGGGTTGTAAGTCTTTACGGAATCATGGGCAGCTATGGAATAACGGCTTTTATCGGTGACACCCTGTCGTATTGTCGTCTGCTCGCCCTCGGTCTTACCACCTCTATTATTGCCATGGCTTTCAACCTTATGGCAGGCATGATCAGGGACGTCCCGTATGTGGGGATGGTCCTGTTCATCATTGTGCTCCTGGTAGGCCATCTGTTTAATTTCCTTATCAGTGCACTGGGGGCATTTGTCCATTCGATGCGGCTCATCTTTGTTGAGTTCTTCGGCAGGTTTTATGAGGGAGGAACAAGGCCATTCCAGCCGCTTAGTTTTGATTCATCCGTGTGCGTCATGAAAAAAGCTGGTGAATCTGGTGAATGA